A window of Streptomyces gilvosporeus contains these coding sequences:
- a CDS encoding CinA family protein gives MTGPGSAAAGALEALAGRGQSLAVAESLTGGLVAGALTGVPGASRVLRGSVTAYATDLKRDVLGVDGALLAARGAVDAEVARQMASGVRRVLGADWGVATTGVAGPDPQDGQPVGTVFVAVEGPEGRGGVRRLALDGDRDRIRMDTVQAALALLLSELAENRAAQDTEQRGGNGCLQP, from the coding sequence GTGACCGGGCCGGGGTCTGCGGCGGCCGGGGCGCTGGAGGCGCTCGCCGGCCGCGGGCAGAGCCTGGCGGTGGCCGAATCGCTGACCGGCGGCCTGGTGGCGGGCGCGCTGACCGGCGTTCCCGGGGCCTCGCGGGTGCTGCGGGGCTCGGTGACGGCGTATGCGACCGACCTCAAGCGGGATGTGCTGGGGGTGGACGGCGCGCTACTGGCCGCCCGTGGGGCCGTCGACGCCGAGGTCGCCCGGCAGATGGCGAGCGGCGTACGGCGGGTCCTGGGCGCCGACTGGGGCGTGGCGACCACCGGGGTCGCCGGGCCCGATCCCCAGGACGGACAGCCCGTGGGCACCGTCTTCGTGGCGGTCGAGGGGCCGGAGGGCCGCGGCGGGGTGCGCCGGCTGGCGCTGGACGGCGACCGGGACCGCATTCGCATGGATACCGTCCAGGCTGCGCTCGCCCTGTTGTTGAGCGAACTGGCAGAAAACCGTGCGGCACAGGATACGGAACAACGCGGGGGGAATGGATGTTTGCAGCCCTGA
- a CDS encoding Dps family protein, translating to MSVVNSPLSDGDRTVVGKALQGALVDLVDLSLISKQVHWNVVGPRFRSVHLQLDEVVDTARLHADTVAERASAIGVPPDGRAATVAKTSGIAEVQDGWIDDVEVVRTLVAALAAVIGRMRERIAVTAEPDPVSQDILIGLTAELEKHHWMFQAESR from the coding sequence ATGTCTGTGGTCAACAGCCCGCTGTCCGACGGCGACCGCACCGTGGTCGGGAAGGCCCTTCAGGGCGCCCTGGTCGACCTGGTGGACCTCTCCCTGATCTCCAAGCAGGTGCACTGGAACGTCGTCGGCCCGCGCTTCCGCTCCGTACACCTCCAGCTGGACGAGGTCGTGGACACCGCCCGCCTCCACGCCGACACCGTCGCCGAACGGGCCTCCGCGATCGGGGTCCCGCCAGACGGGCGGGCCGCGACGGTCGCCAAGACCAGCGGGATCGCCGAAGTCCAGGACGGCTGGATCGACGACGTCGAGGTAGTGCGAACGCTGGTGGCGGCCCTGGCGGCGGTCATCGGGCGGATGCGGGAGCGGATCGCGGTCACCGCGGAGCCCGATCCGGTCAGCCAGGACATCCTCATCGGGCTGACCGCCGAGCTGGAGAAACACCACTGGATGTTCCAGGCGGAGTCGCGGTGA
- a CDS encoding helix-turn-helix domain-containing protein, with the protein MILLRRLLGDVLRRQRQRQGRTLREVSSSARVSLGYLSEVERGQKEASSELLSAICDALDVRMSELMREVSDELALAELAASAAASDPVPAPVRPKLNSVSVTSLAGVPEDRVTIKSPADVVDVVAA; encoded by the coding sequence ATGATTCTGCTTCGTCGCCTGCTGGGTGACGTGCTGCGCCGACAGCGTCAGCGCCAGGGCCGCACCCTGCGCGAGGTCTCTTCCTCCGCCCGGGTGTCGCTCGGCTATTTGTCCGAGGTGGAGCGGGGGCAGAAGGAGGCGTCCTCCGAGCTGCTCTCGGCGATCTGTGACGCGCTGGATGTGCGCATGTCAGAGCTGATGCGCGAGGTCAGCGATGAGCTGGCGCTCGCCGAGCTGGCAGCGTCCGCGGCCGCGAGCGACCCGGTACCGGCACCGGTGCGGCCGAAGCTCAATTCGGTGTCCGTCACGTCTCTGGCAGGTGTGCCGGAGGACCGTGTGACGATCAAGTCCCCGGCCGACGTCGTGGATGTCGTCGCGGCCTGA
- the rimO gene encoding 30S ribosomal protein S12 methylthiotransferase RimO produces MPERRTVALVTLGCARNEVDSEELAGRLAADGWELVEEAADADVAVVNTCGFVEAAKKDSVDALLEANDLKAASSEGRGGRTQAVVAVGCMAERYGKELAEALPEADGVLGFDDYADISDRLQTILSGGVHASHTPRDRRKLLPISPAERQGAGVALPGHAQEAAPQDTAPEDLPEGLAPASGPRAPLRRRLGSSPVASVKLASGCDRRCSFCAIPSFRGSFVSRRPSDVLGETRWLAEQGVKEIMLVSENNTSYGKDLGDIRLLETLLPELAAVDGIERIRVSYLQPAEMRPGLIDVLTGTDKVAPYFDLSFQHSAPGVLRAMRRFGDTDRFLGLLEQIRAKAPQAGARSNFIVGFPGETESDLAELERFITEARLDAVGVFGYSDEDGTEAASYDDKVDPEVVAERLARMTWLAEELTSQRAEERVGETVRVLVDRIDDEDGVVGRAAHQAPETDGLTILTGGLDGADLAPGRMVEAKVVASEGVDLVAEVLSVDGAGCTEEAGR; encoded by the coding sequence ATGCCCGAACGCCGTACCGTCGCCCTCGTCACCCTTGGCTGCGCCCGTAACGAGGTGGACTCGGAGGAGCTCGCAGGCCGCTTGGCAGCGGACGGCTGGGAGCTCGTCGAGGAAGCCGCCGACGCGGATGTCGCCGTCGTCAACACCTGCGGATTCGTCGAGGCCGCGAAGAAGGACTCCGTCGACGCCCTGCTGGAAGCCAACGATCTCAAGGCCGCGTCTTCCGAAGGGCGGGGCGGCCGGACCCAGGCCGTCGTCGCCGTCGGCTGCATGGCCGAGCGCTACGGCAAGGAGCTCGCCGAGGCCCTGCCGGAGGCCGACGGCGTGCTCGGCTTCGACGACTACGCCGATATCTCCGACCGCCTCCAGACCATCCTGAGCGGCGGCGTCCACGCCTCGCACACCCCGCGCGACCGCCGCAAGCTGTTGCCGATCAGCCCGGCCGAGCGCCAGGGAGCCGGGGTCGCGCTGCCCGGCCACGCCCAGGAAGCGGCCCCCCAGGACACCGCCCCCGAGGACCTCCCCGAGGGTCTCGCGCCCGCCTCCGGGCCACGGGCGCCGCTGCGCCGCAGACTCGGCAGCAGCCCGGTGGCCTCGGTGAAGCTGGCCTCCGGCTGCGACCGCCGCTGCTCGTTCTGCGCCATCCCGTCCTTCCGCGGCTCCTTCGTCTCCCGCCGGCCCTCCGACGTGCTCGGCGAGACCCGCTGGCTGGCCGAGCAGGGCGTCAAGGAGATCATGCTGGTCTCCGAGAACAACACCTCCTACGGCAAGGACCTCGGCGACATCCGCCTGCTGGAGACGCTGCTGCCGGAGCTGGCGGCCGTCGACGGCATCGAGCGGATCCGGGTCAGCTACCTCCAGCCCGCCGAGATGCGCCCGGGGCTGATCGACGTCCTGACCGGTACGGACAAGGTCGCGCCGTACTTCGATCTGTCCTTCCAGCACTCGGCGCCCGGGGTGCTGCGCGCGATGCGGCGCTTCGGCGACACCGACCGCTTCCTCGGCCTGCTGGAGCAGATCCGCGCCAAGGCGCCGCAGGCCGGCGCCCGCTCCAACTTCATCGTCGGCTTCCCGGGCGAGACCGAGAGCGATCTGGCCGAGCTGGAGCGCTTCATCACCGAGGCGCGCCTGGATGCCGTCGGTGTCTTCGGCTACTCCGACGAGGACGGCACCGAGGCCGCCTCGTACGACGACAAGGTCGATCCCGAGGTGGTCGCCGAGCGGCTGGCGCGGATGACCTGGCTCGCCGAGGAGCTCACCTCGCAGCGTGCGGAGGAGCGGGTCGGCGAGACGGTCCGGGTGCTGGTGGACCGGATCGACGACGAGGACGGCGTCGTGGGGCGGGCCGCGCACCAGGCGCCGGAGACCGACGGCCTCACGATCCTCACCGGCGGTCTGGACGGCGCGGACCTCGCTCCCGGTCGTATGGTCGAAGCAAAGGTCGTAGCGAGCGAGGGCGTCGATCTCGTGGCCGAGGTGCTGTCGGTGGACGGTGCCGGGTGTACCGAGGAGGCGGGCAGATGA
- the pgsA gene encoding CDP-diacylglycerol--glycerol-3-phosphate 3-phosphatidyltransferase — protein MSGVPASAAGGRTCTAPAVRQAGLWNIANVLTMLRLLLVPAFVVLLMHDGGTDPVWRVFAWAAFAVAMITDVFDGHLARTYNLVTDFGKIADPIADKAIMGAALICLSVLGDLPWWVTGVILFRELGITLMRFWVIKHGVIPASRGGKIKTLAQGTAVGMYVLVLTGPLATFRWWVMAVAVALTVVTGLDYVRQAVVMRRAGLARERAEQAAETGREAAR, from the coding sequence ATGAGCGGAGTCCCGGCTTCCGCCGCCGGCGGACGGACCTGCACTGCGCCGGCCGTCCGGCAGGCCGGGCTGTGGAACATCGCCAACGTCCTGACGATGCTCCGGCTGCTGCTGGTCCCGGCCTTCGTCGTGCTCCTGATGCACGACGGCGGAACGGATCCGGTCTGGCGGGTGTTCGCCTGGGCGGCCTTCGCCGTCGCCATGATCACCGATGTCTTCGACGGGCATCTGGCGCGCACGTACAACCTGGTCACCGACTTCGGCAAGATCGCCGACCCGATCGCGGACAAGGCGATCATGGGTGCGGCGCTGATCTGTCTCTCGGTGCTGGGGGATCTGCCCTGGTGGGTGACGGGTGTGATCCTCTTCCGGGAGCTCGGCATCACGCTGATGCGGTTCTGGGTGATCAAGCACGGGGTGATTCCGGCCAGCCGGGGCGGCAAGATCAAAACGCTGGCCCAGGGCACCGCGGTCGGAATGTACGTCCTGGTGCTCACCGGCCCGCTGGCCACTTTCCGCTGGTGGGTGATGGCGGTGGCCGTCGCGCTGACCGTCGTCACCGGACTCGACTACGTCCGCCAGGCCGTCGTCATGCGCCGGGCGGGACTGGCCAGGGAGCGGGCCGAGCAGGCCGCGGAAACCGGCCGGGAAGCCGCGCGGTGA